Proteins co-encoded in one Brassica oleracea var. oleracea cultivar TO1000 chromosome C4, BOL, whole genome shotgun sequence genomic window:
- the LOC106339674 gene encoding maf-like protein DDB_G0281937 encodes MESDRPPHFKVILGSSSIARRSILTDMGYQFTLMSADIDEKSIRKEKPEELVLALAEAKAEAITQRIPDDVEDKPTLLVTCDQVVVYEDAVREKPSSVEEAREYIRSYSKGRTATVSSVVVTNLKTGFRKGGVDRVEIYFNEISEEIIEKLIEEGMVLRVAGALLIEHPLILPCVKEVVGTTDSVMGLPKPLTEKLLKEVLATT; translated from the exons ATGGAATCAGATCGTCCTCCTCACTTCAAG GTAATTTTGGGATCTTCTTCGATTGCTAGACGGAGTATATTAACAGATATGGGATACCAATTCACACTAATG AGTGCTGATATTGATGAGAAGAGCATCCGTAAAGAGAAACCTGAAGAGTTGGTTTTAGCTTTAGCTGAGGCAAAG GCTGAAGCAATCACGCAGCGGATCCCTGATGATGTCGAGGATAAACCGACCTTACTTGTTACTTGTGACCAA GTTGTCGTCTATGAAGATGCCGTCAGAGAGAAACCATCGAGTGTGGAAGAAGCAAGGGAATACATACGAA GCTATTCTAAGGGACGCACAGCAACAGTGAGTTCTGTGGTTGTAACTAATCTCAAAACAGGATTCAGAAAAGGAGGCGTCGATAGAGTGGAG ATCTACTTCAACGAAATATCAGAGGAGATTATTGAAAAACTG ATTGAGGAAGGCATGGTGCTTAGGGTTGCTGGTGCACTCCTAATCGAGCATCCTCTAATATTGCCATGCGTCAAAGAAGTG GTTGGAACAACGGATAGCGTGATGGGTCTGCCCAAACCGTTGACTGAGAAACTTCTGAAGGAAGTATTGGCAACCACTTAG
- the LOC106338297 gene encoding uncharacterized protein LOC106338297, translating to MEKLQFPALDITSTNYISWVTNVELHLESLGFSDTVKENNTSTPQENAKSKDIILPLARDDWQSLRFQDFDKVMNYNSVVLGIVGKLRYCGETITESQMLEKTYTTFHKSHITLQQQYRLRGYTKFSELIVVLLIAKKNNELLIKNHMTCPTGSKPFPEANALDAKKPVKENKTFRGRGRGRQNYHGRGRKYNPQDRKSFQWVRSEQSPKGKEHQGNISQKREEACFRCGTKGHWSRFCALYKESVKGK from the exons ATGGAGAAGCTCCAGTTTCCCGCTCTAGACATCACCAGTACCAACTACATTTCATGGGTTACAAATGTCGAACTTCATCTTGAATCTCTCGGTTTTTCCGATACCGTTAAAGAGAATAATACTTCAACGCCTCAAGAAAATGCTAAATCG AAAGACATAATACTTCCACTTGCTCGGGATGACTGGCAGAGTCTGAGATTCCAAGATTTCGACAAAGTGATGAATTACAATTCTGTTGTGTTAGGAATTGTGGGCAAATTAAGATATTGTGGTGAAACGATCACCGAATCTCAAATGCTTGAGAAGACATACACCACATTCCACAAAAGCCATATCACCCTGCAACAACAATACAGGTTGCGGGGATATACCAAATTTTCAGAATTGATTGTGGTGCTTCTCATAGCAAAAAAGAACAACGAGCTTCTGATCAAGAATCACATGACTTGTCCAACTGGTTCTAAACCGTTTCCTGAAGCAAACGCATTGGATGCGAAGAAACCAGTCAAGGAAAATAAGACCTTTCGGGGTCGCGGTCGTGGTCGTCAAAACTACCATGGACGTGGAAGAAAGTACAATCCACAAGATAGGAAGTCATTCCAGTGGGTCCGCTCTGAGCAATCCCCTAAGGGAAAAGAACACCAAGGAAATATCTCCCAGAAGCGAGAAGAAGCTTGTTTCAGATGCGGTACTAAAGGACATTGGTCTCGTTTTTGCGCTTTATACAAGGAGTCCGTCAAAGGGAAATAA